DNA from Blastocatellia bacterium:
CTGCGAAGATCAAGGCGACGATGTCAAACTCACGATCCGGTTTCCTGGTTTCGGTGACCGCAAGATGCTACAACGGCTGGCTCAATTGGAAAAATTATAAGAGCGACGAATGGGATGAGCCCAAGAGGTCATTGAGGCAGTCCACGCCAGACACCTGAGTCGTTCTCTTCTCTGTTTCATCGCTCTCGCCAAACAAACATCTGAGTCGTCCCCTTCTCTCATCGCTCTCACACCAATGCGTTTGAAAGCGCCGGTTCAGGTGCTCGTGGCCGCTCGTCGCGCTGAGCTTTACCAAGCCCACATTCCGCAATCGGCATCAGCCTGGTTGTGCCGCTCCTGCTTGCTTGCTCTCATGATGACGGCAGTTGCTCAATGAATTGGCGAATCTTGCTATAGTAAGCCTCGCCGCCGACCAGAAACGGATCGTTATGCGTGGCGCCGGGCATGGAATAAAACTCTTTCGGCTCATTAGCCGCGTCGAACAGTTTTCGACCCAGCTCATAAGGAATCACTTCATCGTGCGTGCCGTGAATGATCAGCACCGGCACATGCACCTGTTTGATCTTGGTGGCTGAATCAAAGCGAACACCGATGAAGTAGTGAACCGGCAGAAAAGAAAAGAGGCTTTTGGCAACATCCTTGGCCGAGCTGAACGAGGATTCAATAATCAATCCAGCGCAGGGCCGCGCCACTGCCAGATCAACGACCACGGCTCCGCCCAAACTTTGACCGTACAGCACCAGTTGCTTGGCGTTGACTTGCTTTTCTGCAACCAGGTAGTCATAGGCTGCCCGCGCATCTTGGTACAGTCCGTCTTCGTCGGGTGAGCCGTCGCTGCGGCCATAGCCGCGATAGCTCAGAATGAAGATGTTCACTCTGACACGCTCATGCAGCATCTTCAATTGGTCGAGTCGGTGCGAGATATTGCCAGCATTGCCGTGACACCACAAGAGTGTATGTTGTGCGCCTTCGTAAGGCGCATACCAGCCGTGCAACTTGACGCCATCCGATGTGGTGAAGAAGCAATCTTGGACGGCGATTCCCCGTTGAGCCGGCTGCCAAAATCCTTCAGG
Protein-coding regions in this window:
- a CDS encoding alpha/beta hydrolase, which produces MIKQRPAVTASAGARFFVTALAMLLAFLLGLRVMEPSMIFFPTKYPEGFWQPAQRGIAVQDCFFTTSDGVKLHGWYAPYEGAQHTLLWCHGNAGNISHRLDQLKMLHERVRVNIFILSYRGYGRSDGSPDEDGLYQDARAAYDYLVAEKQVNAKQLVLYGQSLGGAVVVDLAVARPCAGLIIESSFSSAKDVAKSLFSFLPVHYFIGVRFDSATKIKQVHVPVLIIHGTHDEVIPYELGRKLFDAANEPKEFYSMPGATHNDPFLVGGEAYYSKIRQFIEQLPSS